In Roseibium salinum, a single genomic region encodes these proteins:
- a CDS encoding ABC transporter substrate-binding protein, which produces MKKLFTTAMMASALALSAAAAQAGEIAVIVKTTNSNFWQNVNKGASAAIEGQQDHTMTFNGPASESAIADQVSLVENAINRGVSGIVLAPSDPEALIPAVKKAYESEIPVVIIDSGLADGGKEYYQAFLSTDNCAAGQLVADKMISEVGTEGKVAVMSYVAGVGSEVGRVGCFVTRIQDKSKIEIVGPYYSQSQMATALNQTTDVLAANPDLVGIFGANEPTAIGMGRALVQSGKAGKVTAIGFDGNTDLQDFVRDGTLAATAVQGSFQMGEIGVQTILKLLNGETVPNFIDTGVVLATKDTIDHPSVQNVLY; this is translated from the coding sequence ATGAAGAAGCTTTTCACGACAGCAATGATGGCAAGTGCGCTCGCGCTGTCCGCGGCGGCAGCGCAGGCCGGGGAAATCGCGGTTATCGTCAAGACGACGAATTCCAACTTCTGGCAGAACGTGAACAAGGGAGCCAGCGCGGCGATCGAAGGTCAGCAGGACCATACGATGACGTTCAACGGACCGGCATCGGAATCGGCCATTGCGGATCAGGTCAGCCTTGTAGAAAACGCGATCAACCGCGGTGTATCGGGAATCGTACTGGCGCCCTCCGATCCGGAAGCGCTGATCCCGGCGGTCAAGAAAGCATACGAATCCGAAATTCCCGTCGTCATCATCGACTCCGGTCTGGCCGACGGCGGCAAGGAGTATTACCAGGCATTCCTGTCGACGGATAACTGCGCGGCCGGTCAGCTTGTGGCCGACAAGATGATTTCCGAAGTCGGTACCGAAGGCAAGGTCGCGGTGATGTCCTATGTTGCCGGTGTCGGCTCCGAGGTCGGCCGTGTCGGCTGCTTCGTGACGCGGATCCAGGACAAGTCGAAAATCGAGATTGTCGGTCCCTATTACTCCCAGTCCCAGATGGCCACCGCCCTGAACCAGACCACCGACGTCCTGGCCGCGAACCCGGACCTTGTCGGAATATTCGGAGCGAATGAGCCGACGGCTATCGGCATGGGCCGTGCCCTGGTCCAGTCCGGAAAGGCCGGCAAGGTTACGGCGATCGGCTTTGACGGCAACACCGACCTTCAGGATTTCGTCCGTGACGGCACTCTGGCGGCAACGGCGGTTCAGGGGTCGTTCCAGATGGGGGAAATCGGTGTCCAGACAATTCTGAAGCTGTTGAACGGCGAAACGGTGCCGAACTTCATCGATACCGGCGTCGTGCTCGCCACCAAGGACACCATCGATCATCCGAGTGTTCAAAACGTCCTTTACTAA
- a CDS encoding ATP-binding cassette domain-containing protein, which produces MKPDVQFVAPLVQMDAIEKHFGGIRAVNGVSLELYPGEVVGVLGHNGAGKSCLMRILSGAMIPNEGTIRVNGEIAEFHSPHDARDLGIETIYQTLALADHLNAPANLFLGRELKTRFGNLDDTRMMAEAVRVLKRLNPNFKNLNDPVSSLSGGQRQVIAIARAIYFDVKILIMDEPTAALGPSETAMVGSLIRQLRDEGIGILLVSHDMHDVFELCDRVIVMNKGREVGSHRIEDVTTDDILSLIIKGELPQDWVPRSRKAVQ; this is translated from the coding sequence ATGAAACCAGATGTTCAGTTCGTGGCACCACTGGTGCAGATGGACGCAATCGAAAAGCACTTTGGCGGCATCAGGGCCGTGAACGGCGTCTCCCTTGAACTCTATCCGGGTGAAGTCGTGGGCGTTCTCGGCCACAATGGAGCGGGCAAGTCGTGTCTGATGCGGATCCTGTCCGGCGCGATGATACCCAACGAGGGGACGATCAGGGTGAACGGTGAAATCGCCGAATTTCATTCGCCTCACGATGCGCGCGATCTGGGTATTGAAACCATATACCAGACCCTCGCCCTCGCCGATCACTTGAACGCTCCCGCCAACCTGTTTCTCGGCCGGGAACTGAAGACAAGGTTCGGCAATCTGGACGATACCAGGATGATGGCCGAGGCCGTCCGCGTTCTGAAAAGACTTAATCCGAATTTCAAGAACCTGAACGATCCGGTGTCCAGCCTGTCAGGTGGCCAACGCCAGGTTATTGCCATCGCCAGAGCGATCTATTTTGACGTCAAGATCCTGATCATGGACGAGCCGACCGCCGCTCTCGGCCCTTCGGAAACGGCCATGGTCGGATCCCTGATCAGGCAATTGCGCGACGAGGGTATTGGTATCCTTCTGGTCAGCCACGACATGCATGACGTGTTCGAACTGTGCGACCGCGTCATCGTCATGAACAAGGGCCGGGAAGTCGGTTCGCACCGGATTGAAGACGTGACCACGGACGATATCCTGAGCCTTATCATCAAGGGTGAACTGCCCCAGGACTGGGTTCCGAGGAGCCGGAAAGCCGTTCAATGA
- a CDS encoding zinc-binding alcohol dehydrogenase family protein has protein sequence MECGTVVEPGVFRIETRDMPESAPDGWALVDIKAVGICGTDYHILEGKHPFLNYPRVIGHELSGRVAETTGTWSQGQLVVVNPYLSCNACRACRRGKPNCCSNIEVLGVHRDGGLCARIAVPQENLYPATGLTDLQAAMVEFLAIGAHAVRRAALSGEDRVLVTGAGPIGIGTALFARLSGAEVHLLDVSRTRLNQATEKFGFKDTHLVGNDILSAPLQDGFDVIFDATGNAQAIEAGFSLLAHGSRYVLVSVVKETICFSDPEFHKRETQIIGSRNATGEDFEAVMSAIRASRIDTDALCTLTVRFEDLQSRINDLAKDREALIKAIVTF, from the coding sequence ATGGAATGCGGCACCGTTGTTGAACCGGGCGTGTTCAGGATTGAAACGCGGGACATGCCGGAAAGCGCGCCGGACGGCTGGGCACTCGTGGATATCAAAGCCGTCGGTATTTGCGGCACCGACTATCATATCCTGGAAGGCAAACATCCGTTTCTGAACTATCCGCGTGTCATCGGTCATGAGTTGAGCGGCAGGGTGGCGGAAACCACCGGGACCTGGTCCCAAGGTCAGCTGGTGGTGGTCAATCCGTACCTGTCCTGCAACGCCTGCCGGGCCTGCAGGCGGGGCAAGCCGAACTGCTGCAGCAATATCGAGGTGCTTGGCGTTCATCGGGATGGGGGACTGTGTGCCCGTATCGCCGTTCCGCAAGAGAATCTTTATCCGGCAACCGGTCTTACGGACCTTCAGGCGGCTATGGTGGAGTTCCTGGCAATCGGTGCACATGCCGTGCGCCGGGCGGCGCTCTCTGGCGAAGACAGGGTCCTGGTCACCGGGGCAGGACCCATTGGCATAGGAACCGCCCTCTTCGCCCGGCTTTCGGGAGCCGAGGTCCATCTTCTGGATGTGAGCCGGACGCGGCTGAACCAGGCCACGGAAAAATTTGGCTTCAAGGATACCCATCTTGTCGGAAACGACATTCTGTCCGCTCCGCTGCAGGATGGCTTCGACGTGATTTTCGACGCAACCGGCAATGCCCAAGCCATCGAGGCAGGATTTTCCTTGCTCGCGCACGGCAGCCGGTACGTGCTTGTGAGTGTGGTGAAAGAGACCATCTGCTTCAGCGACCCGGAGTTCCACAAGCGCGAGACCCAGATTATCGGCAGCCGGAACGCAACAGGAGAAGATTTTGAAGCCGTCATGTCGGCAATTCGTGCGAGCCGGATCGACACGGATGCGCTGTGCACGCTGACCGTTCGTTTCGAAGATCTTCAGTCCAGGATCAACGACCTGGCAAAAGACCGGGAAGCTTTGATCAAGGCCATTGTGACTTTTTAG